A region of Halosolutus amylolyticus DNA encodes the following proteins:
- a CDS encoding alpha/beta fold hydrolase, with the protein MTDHETWSDGQETAAVTVDGHDLSVAYHEDGPGVASKSAGETEADAGDEPPVVFLHGIPTWSFLWRDIVPAIAEERRTIAPDMIGYGNSAMHDGFDRSIRAQERMLEDLLATLDVETVSLVAHDIGGGVALRFAAHNPDRVDRLVLSNAVCYDSWPVEFVSNLGLPETAGLDRSELEARLDSAFVDGAYGEADPEFVEGMKAPWLTEEGHRSLVRNAVATNTNHTTEIDYGAITAETLLLWGEDDVMQPFAYAERLAGDIPDTEIEPLSDAYHWVPEDRSAAYADRLAAFLSDPNT; encoded by the coding sequence ATGACCGACCACGAAACCTGGAGCGACGGGCAGGAGACGGCGGCCGTAACGGTCGACGGACACGATCTGTCGGTCGCCTACCACGAGGACGGGCCGGGAGTCGCGAGCAAATCGGCCGGCGAGACCGAGGCGGACGCTGGCGACGAACCTCCCGTCGTCTTCCTCCACGGGATCCCGACCTGGTCGTTCCTCTGGCGCGATATCGTCCCGGCGATCGCCGAGGAGCGGCGGACGATCGCTCCCGACATGATCGGCTACGGCAACTCCGCGATGCACGACGGCTTCGATCGATCGATCCGCGCCCAGGAGCGGATGCTCGAGGACCTGCTCGCGACGCTCGACGTCGAGACGGTGTCGCTGGTCGCCCACGACATCGGCGGCGGGGTCGCGCTCCGCTTCGCGGCACACAACCCCGACAGAGTCGATCGGCTGGTGCTCTCGAACGCCGTCTGTTACGACTCCTGGCCCGTCGAGTTCGTCTCGAACCTGGGGTTGCCCGAGACGGCCGGCCTGGATCGATCTGAACTCGAGGCGCGCCTCGACTCGGCGTTCGTCGACGGTGCCTACGGCGAAGCCGACCCCGAGTTCGTCGAGGGGATGAAAGCGCCGTGGCTGACCGAGGAGGGCCACCGATCGCTCGTCCGGAACGCCGTCGCGACGAACACGAACCACACGACCGAAATCGACTACGGGGCGATCACGGCCGAGACGCTGTTGCTGTGGGGCGAGGACGACGTGATGCAGCCGTTCGCGTACGCCGAGCGACTGGCAGGGGATATTCCGGACACCGAAATCGAACCGCTGTCGGACGCCTACCACTGGGTGCCCGAGGATCGATCGGCCGCCTACGCCGATCGGCTCGCGGCGTTTCTGTCCGATCCGAACACATAA
- a CDS encoding Lrp/AsnC family transcriptional regulator, whose amino-acid sequence MTRDEAPDWDFKDRDIAILCELAEDPQLSSRELTSVLKEDYDIDVSHVTVSESIRRMRDEGVFREAIIPNEEYYIFALFEFKFNTEHFAESWYDAMEHIRQDKHTLFFFLSDGEYQWKTVMMFRDRQQVSKWIHDCYKEYGDVIANIRNSAVHNVLKFRTDPRIYEDLGEAHGER is encoded by the coding sequence ATGACCAGGGACGAAGCGCCGGACTGGGACTTCAAGGATCGGGACATCGCGATCCTCTGTGAACTCGCGGAGGATCCGCAACTCTCGTCTCGCGAGTTGACGAGCGTGCTGAAAGAGGACTACGACATCGACGTCTCGCACGTAACGGTCAGCGAGTCGATCCGCCGGATGCGCGACGAGGGCGTCTTCCGCGAGGCGATCATCCCCAACGAGGAGTACTACATCTTCGCGCTGTTCGAGTTCAAGTTCAACACGGAACACTTCGCCGAGAGCTGGTACGACGCGATGGAACACATCCGCCAGGACAAGCACACCCTCTTTTTCTTCCTCTCGGACGGCGAGTACCAGTGGAAGACGGTGATGATGTTCCGCGATCGCCAGCAGGTCTCGAAGTGGATCCACGACTGCTACAAGGAGTACGGCGACGTCATCGCGAACATCCGGAACTCGGCCGTCCACAACGTGCTCAAGTTCCGGACCGACCCCCGGATCTACGAGGACCTCGGGGAAGCACACGGCGAGCGGTAA
- a CDS encoding phosphotransferase family protein yields MSEDYYERLVDEDALAAYLEDHLGSVDDYAVERHEEGHSNETLYVTWGDQDLVIRRPPPGETADTAHDVLREYRVTNALVETDVPVPEPLLACEDHDVIGSDFYVMEQLEGDVLRLEEPDRFADPASRERIGEELVDTLASIHDVDYEAVGLGEFGHPEGYTERQVERWGQQLMWAFDVTVEEREVPALYEVGSWLQEHCPEEHPHTLVHGDYKLDNVMYGPDESPELVGVFDWEMATLGDPRADLGWMLSYWRDAKDPEPTVPELTATFMEREGYPTRRELVDRWEAGTGYEFEHERFYRALAVYKLAALGEMFFRRYLEGNSDDPMYPKMEDRVPALANRAMRIIEGDEPL; encoded by the coding sequence ATGAGCGAGGACTACTACGAGCGACTCGTCGACGAGGACGCACTGGCGGCCTACCTCGAAGACCACCTCGGATCGGTCGACGACTACGCGGTCGAACGCCACGAGGAGGGCCACTCGAACGAGACGCTGTACGTGACGTGGGGCGACCAGGATCTGGTCATCCGTCGACCGCCGCCGGGCGAGACCGCCGACACCGCTCACGACGTCCTTCGGGAGTACCGGGTGACGAACGCGCTCGTCGAGACGGACGTCCCCGTCCCCGAGCCGCTGCTGGCCTGCGAGGACCACGACGTCATCGGGAGCGACTTCTACGTGATGGAACAGCTCGAGGGCGACGTCCTCCGGCTCGAAGAACCCGATCGGTTCGCCGACCCCGCGTCCCGCGAGCGGATCGGCGAGGAACTGGTCGACACGCTGGCGTCGATCCACGACGTCGACTACGAGGCCGTCGGTCTCGGGGAGTTCGGCCATCCGGAGGGGTACACCGAGCGTCAGGTCGAACGCTGGGGCCAGCAACTCATGTGGGCGTTCGACGTGACCGTCGAGGAGCGCGAGGTGCCGGCCCTCTACGAGGTCGGCTCGTGGCTCCAGGAGCACTGTCCCGAGGAGCACCCGCACACGCTCGTCCATGGCGATTACAAGCTGGACAACGTGATGTATGGCCCCGACGAGTCGCCGGAGTTAGTCGGCGTCTTCGACTGGGAGATGGCCACCCTCGGCGATCCGCGCGCCGACCTCGGCTGGATGCTGTCCTACTGGCGGGACGCGAAAGACCCCGAGCCGACGGTGCCGGAGCTCACCGCGACGTTCATGGAACGCGAGGGATACCCGACCCGCCGCGAACTGGTCGATCGCTGGGAGGCCGGGACCGGATACGAGTTCGAGCACGAGCGGTTCTACCGCGCGCTCGCGGTCTACAAACTCGCGGCGCTCGGGGAGATGTTCTTCCGGCGCTACCTCGAGGGCAACAGCGACGATCCGATGTATCCGAAGATGGAGGATCGCGTCCCGGCGCTGGCCAATCGGGCGATGCGAATCATCGAGGGCGACGAACCGCTGTAA
- a CDS encoding acyl-CoA dehydrogenase family protein has product MSFQLSEEQRAIRRTVREFGEAEIEPVAREHDENREYPHDLVQQAAEMDLVATGIPIEYGGAGMDLLSSVVVTEELWRADPGIGSAISSRGFGSTMIERFGDEWMKDEWLPKIASGDAACASAISEPAHGSNVAGMETRAEQDGDEYVLNGNKMWITNGTIADVAVVMAKTDPGAGHEGITAFLVPTDLDGFSAEKIDNKLGIRASDLAELILDDVRVPAENVVGTENAGFYQLMDFFAAGRVSVAAQAVGTAQAALDAALEYAGEREQFDQPIAEFQAIQHKLAEMATTVEAARSLTYRAATYAMDGDDQLAAKFASMAKLFASEHAVDVADEAIQVHGGAGYVSDHPVERYYRDARITKIYEGTSEIQKNIVADQLL; this is encoded by the coding sequence ATGTCGTTCCAGCTATCGGAGGAACAGCGGGCGATCCGTCGAACTGTCAGGGAATTCGGCGAAGCGGAGATCGAACCGGTCGCACGCGAGCACGACGAGAACCGCGAGTATCCGCACGACCTCGTCCAGCAGGCGGCCGAGATGGACCTCGTCGCGACCGGCATTCCGATCGAGTACGGCGGCGCGGGGATGGACCTGCTCTCGAGCGTCGTCGTCACCGAGGAACTGTGGCGCGCTGACCCCGGCATCGGGAGCGCGATCAGCAGTCGCGGCTTCGGCTCGACGATGATCGAGCGGTTCGGCGACGAGTGGATGAAAGACGAGTGGCTCCCGAAGATCGCGAGCGGTGACGCGGCGTGTGCGAGCGCGATCAGCGAGCCAGCCCACGGGTCGAACGTCGCCGGGATGGAAACGCGCGCAGAGCAGGATGGTGACGAGTACGTCCTCAACGGGAACAAGATGTGGATCACGAACGGAACGATCGCCGACGTCGCCGTAGTGATGGCCAAGACGGACCCAGGCGCGGGCCACGAGGGGATCACCGCCTTCCTCGTCCCGACGGATCTTGACGGCTTCAGCGCAGAGAAGATCGACAACAAGCTCGGCATCCGAGCGTCCGACCTCGCGGAACTGATCCTCGACGACGTCCGCGTCCCCGCGGAGAACGTCGTCGGCACCGAGAACGCGGGCTTCTACCAGCTGATGGACTTCTTCGCCGCCGGCCGGGTCAGCGTGGCCGCACAGGCGGTCGGGACCGCCCAGGCCGCGCTCGACGCGGCCCTCGAGTACGCCGGGGAGCGCGAGCAGTTCGACCAGCCGATCGCCGAGTTCCAGGCGATCCAGCACAAACTCGCCGAGATGGCGACGACCGTCGAGGCGGCGCGATCGCTCACCTACCGCGCCGCGACCTACGCGATGGACGGCGACGACCAGCTGGCCGCGAAGTTCGCCTCGATGGCCAAACTGTTCGCCAGCGAGCACGCGGTCGACGTCGCGGACGAGGCGATCCAGGTCCACGGCGGCGCGGGCTACGTCTCCGACCACCCCGTCGAGCGCTACTACCGGGACGCCCGTATCACGAAGATCTACGAGGGCACCAGCGAGATCCAGAAGAACATCGTCGCCGACCAGTTGCTATGA
- a CDS encoding 3-hydroxyacyl-CoA dehydrogenase/enoyl-CoA hydratase family protein: MSYETIDRVAVLGAGNMGHGITEVAAMAGYDVTMRDIEDELIEEGYEGIAWSLEKLAEKDRLDEPAEEILDRIDTTTDLEAAVEDADLVVEAAPENLELKHDIFSDLEEYTDGDTLLATNTSSLPITDIAEAVDTPERVLGLHFFNPPVKMDLVEVIYGEETSDEAAEAGHEWVESIDKTPIYVRKDVRGFVVNTIVGPFGGEPAWMVSEGDATIRQADAAMVHQRGYPMGPFELADMTGIDIGYHVRKEAGDDVPPIVEEKVENENLGRKTGRGYYDYEDGETSETSQADGDGPDYEPGDGEGFDTLQVEARMVNRAAYLVGEGVATPEAVDTGVQLGLGFPEGICRRGDKLGLDTVLEKLETRLEETGHDRFEPHPYLEELVAEGTTGEDAGAGFYEYDDGDGALEGYHYLNATIEDRVLEVELDRPSRMNALSADLLGEIDDLFSAVDTEEIRCATIEGAGDRAFSAGADITGFGSLEPTDAMDVTPAFETVNDFPRPVVAKIDGYCLGAGLELALACDLRLATDRSAFGAPEIGLGLIPSGGGTQRLMRVLGETRAKELVFRGNHIDADRAENWGLVNRAVDRDDFDDVVAEFVDDLRNGPPIGLEVAKKVMNEGEDASLEAALAMESQGFGLLIGTDDVMEGTMAFAEDREPEFEGQ; encoded by the coding sequence ATGTCATACGAGACCATCGATCGCGTCGCGGTACTCGGCGCGGGAAACATGGGGCACGGGATCACCGAAGTGGCCGCGATGGCCGGCTACGACGTCACGATGCGGGACATCGAGGACGAGTTGATCGAGGAGGGCTACGAGGGGATCGCCTGGAGCCTCGAGAAACTCGCGGAGAAGGACCGCCTCGACGAACCGGCCGAGGAGATCCTCGATCGGATCGACACCACGACCGATCTCGAGGCGGCCGTCGAAGACGCGGACCTCGTCGTCGAGGCCGCGCCCGAGAACCTGGAGTTGAAACACGACATTTTCTCGGATCTGGAGGAGTACACGGACGGGGACACCCTGCTGGCGACCAACACGTCGAGCCTGCCGATCACGGACATCGCGGAGGCCGTCGACACCCCCGAGCGCGTCCTCGGTCTCCACTTCTTCAACCCGCCGGTGAAGATGGACCTCGTGGAGGTCATCTACGGCGAGGAGACCAGCGACGAGGCCGCTGAGGCCGGCCACGAGTGGGTCGAGTCGATCGACAAGACGCCGATCTACGTCCGCAAGGACGTCCGCGGCTTCGTCGTGAACACGATCGTCGGCCCGTTCGGCGGCGAACCCGCCTGGATGGTCTCCGAGGGCGACGCGACGATCCGGCAGGCCGACGCCGCGATGGTCCACCAGCGCGGCTACCCGATGGGGCCGTTCGAACTCGCCGACATGACGGGCATCGACATCGGCTATCACGTTCGCAAGGAGGCCGGCGACGACGTGCCGCCGATCGTCGAGGAGAAAGTCGAGAACGAGAACCTCGGCCGCAAGACCGGAAGGGGTTACTACGACTACGAAGACGGAGAGACGTCGGAGACGTCTCAGGCAGACGGCGACGGCCCCGACTACGAACCCGGTGACGGGGAGGGCTTCGACACGCTCCAGGTCGAGGCGCGCATGGTCAACCGCGCCGCGTACCTCGTCGGCGAGGGCGTCGCCACCCCCGAAGCCGTCGATACCGGCGTCCAGCTGGGGCTTGGCTTCCCCGAGGGGATCTGTCGCCGGGGCGACAAGCTCGGCCTCGACACCGTCCTCGAGAAACTGGAGACGCGACTCGAGGAGACCGGCCACGATCGGTTCGAACCGCACCCGTATCTCGAGGAACTCGTCGCCGAGGGCACGACCGGCGAGGACGCGGGCGCGGGCTTCTACGAGTACGACGACGGCGACGGCGCGCTTGAGGGGTATCACTACCTGAACGCGACGATCGAGGACCGCGTCCTCGAGGTCGAACTCGATCGGCCCTCCCGGATGAACGCGCTCTCGGCGGATCTCCTCGGAGAGATCGACGACCTGTTCTCCGCGGTCGACACTGAGGAGATCCGCTGTGCGACGATCGAGGGGGCCGGCGATCGCGCGTTCAGCGCCGGTGCGGACATCACGGGCTTTGGCTCGCTCGAACCGACGGACGCGATGGACGTCACGCCCGCCTTCGAGACGGTCAACGACTTCCCGCGGCCGGTCGTCGCGAAGATCGACGGCTACTGCCTCGGGGCCGGCCTCGAACTCGCGCTGGCCTGCGACCTGCGGCTCGCGACCGATCGGTCCGCCTTCGGCGCGCCCGAGATCGGCCTCGGACTGATCCCCAGCGGCGGCGGCACCCAGCGCCTGATGCGCGTCCTCGGGGAGACCCGGGCGAAGGAGCTGGTCTTCCGCGGGAACCACATCGACGCCGATCGGGCCGAGAACTGGGGTCTCGTCAACCGGGCGGTCGATCGCGACGACTTCGACGACGTCGTCGCGGAGTTCGTCGACGACCTGCGCAACGGGCCGCCGATCGGCCTCGAGGTCGCCAAGAAGGTGATGAACGAGGGCGAGGACGCCAGCCTCGAGGCGGCGCTCGCGATGGAGAGCCAGGGCTTCGGTCTCCTGATCGGCACCGACGACGTGATGGAAGGGACGATGGCGTTCGCCGAGGACCGCGAACCGGAGTTCGAGGGACAGTGA
- a CDS encoding MaoC/PaaZ C-terminal domain-containing protein yields the protein MADETLSFDDLEVGHEVVTHSRTITEADVRNYAGVSGDFNPLHLSDRFTAEETPFGEPIAHGALLFGIASGLLWQHRHERPDTIAFYGVDSMRFTTPVTMGTTVHAESELIEKEPRDHPVANGVARYETRLVTDEDETALSCEMLTLVR from the coding sequence ATGGCCGACGAGACGCTGTCGTTCGACGATCTGGAGGTCGGCCACGAGGTCGTCACCCACTCGCGGACGATCACGGAGGCCGACGTGCGCAACTACGCGGGCGTCAGCGGGGACTTCAACCCGCTCCACCTGAGCGATCGGTTCACCGCCGAGGAGACCCCCTTCGGGGAGCCGATCGCACACGGGGCCCTGCTGTTCGGCATCGCGAGCGGCCTGCTGTGGCAACACCGTCACGAGCGACCGGACACGATCGCGTTCTACGGCGTGGACAGCATGCGCTTTACGACCCCCGTCACGATGGGGACGACGGTACACGCGGAATCGGAACTGATCGAGAAGGAGCCGCGGGACCATCCCGTCGCGAACGGCGTCGCCCGGTACGAGACGCGCCTGGTAACCGACGAGGACGAAACCGCGCTCTCGTGTGAGATGCTGACGCTCGTGCGCTAG